Proteins from a single region of Pseudomonas fulva:
- the rplE gene encoding 50S ribosomal protein L5 — protein sequence MARLKEIYRKEIAPKLKEELKLANVMEVPRITKITLNMGLGEAIGDKKVIENAVADLEKITGQKVVVTHARKSIAGFKVREGWPIGVKVTLRRERMYEFLDRLLSISLPRVRDFRGLNAKSFDGRGNYSMGVKEQIIFPEIDYDKIDALRGLDITLTTTARTDDEGRALLRAFKFPFRN from the coding sequence ATGGCACGACTGAAAGAGATTTACCGGAAGGAAATCGCGCCCAAGCTGAAGGAAGAACTGAAGCTGGCGAACGTGATGGAAGTTCCGCGCATCACCAAGATCACCCTGAACATGGGCCTGGGCGAAGCGATCGGTGACAAGAAAGTCATCGAGAACGCCGTTGCCGACCTCGAGAAGATCACCGGTCAGAAAGTCGTCGTGACTCATGCCCGCAAGTCGATCGCAGGTTTCAAGGTTCGTGAAGGTTGGCCGATTGGCGTCAAGGTCACTCTGCGTCGCGAGCGTATGTACGAGTTCCTGGATCGTCTGCTGTCCATCTCCCTGCCGCGCGTGCGTGACTTCCGCGGCCTGAATGCCAAGTCCTTCGACGGCCGCGGCAACTACAGCATGGGGGTGAAAGAGCAGATCATCTTCCCGGAAATCGATTACGACAAGATCGATGCGCTGCGTGGTCTGGACATCACCCTGACCACCACTGCCCGTACGGATGACGAAGGCCGCGCTCTGCTGCGTGCTTTCAAATTCCCGTTCCGCAACTGA
- the rpsN gene encoding 30S ribosomal protein S14, with the protein MAKTSMKNRELKRQRTVAKYAKKRAELKAIIVDQNATPEARWEASVALQKQPRDASASRLRNRCRITGRPHGVFRKFGLSRIKLREAAMRGDVPGLVKASW; encoded by the coding sequence ATGGCCAAGACGAGCATGAAAAACCGCGAGCTGAAGCGTCAGCGCACGGTTGCCAAGTACGCCAAAAAGCGTGCCGAGCTGAAAGCCATCATCGTGGATCAGAACGCAACTCCAGAAGCCCGTTGGGAAGCCAGCGTCGCCCTGCAGAAGCAACCACGTGATGCCAGCGCTTCGCGCCTGCGCAACCGCTGCCGCATCACCGGTCGTCCGCACGGTGTATTCCGCAAGTTCGGTCTGTCGCGTATCAAGCTGCGTGAAGCAGCCATGCGTGGCGACGTACCAGGTCTGGTCAAAGCCAGCTGGTAA
- the rpsH gene encoding 30S ribosomal protein S8 has translation MSMQDPLADMLTRIRNAQMAEKSVVSMPSSTLKVAVAKVLKDEGYIAGYQISGEAKPQLSIELKYFEGRPVIEEVKRVSRPGLRQYKSVDDLPKVRGGLGVSIVSTNKGVMTDRAARAAGVGGEVLCTVF, from the coding sequence ATGAGTATGCAGGACCCGTTAGCGGACATGCTAACTCGTATCCGTAATGCCCAGATGGCTGAAAAGTCCGTCGTAAGCATGCCTTCTTCTACCCTGAAGGTGGCTGTAGCCAAAGTTCTCAAAGACGAAGGTTATATTGCGGGTTATCAGATCAGCGGCGAAGCAAAGCCGCAGCTGTCCATCGAGCTGAAGTACTTCGAAGGCCGTCCGGTCATCGAAGAAGTCAAGCGCGTCAGCCGTCCCGGCCTTCGCCAGTACAAATCCGTCGATGATCTGCCGAAAGTTCGCGGCGGTCTCGGTGTTTCCATCGTCTCCACCAACAAGGGTGTGATGACGGACCGCGCTGCGCGCGCTGCCGGTGTCGGCGGCGAAGTGCTTTGCACTGTGTTCTAA
- the rplF gene encoding 50S ribosomal protein L6 produces MSRVAKNPVKLPAGVEIKLAGQQLSVKGAKGTLELNVHSSVEVLQESGELRFAARNGDQQTRAMAGTTRALVNNMVIGVSQGFERKLQLIGVGYKAQAKGQVLNLALGFSHPIDYQLPEGVVAETPNQTEILIKGVDKQLVGQVAAEIRDFRRPEPYKGKGVRYADEVVRRKEAKKK; encoded by the coding sequence ATGTCTCGCGTTGCTAAGAACCCCGTCAAGCTGCCTGCTGGTGTAGAGATCAAGCTCGCCGGTCAGCAGCTTTCGGTGAAGGGTGCCAAGGGCACTCTGGAACTGAACGTTCACTCGTCCGTTGAAGTGCTGCAGGAATCCGGTGAGCTGCGTTTCGCTGCTCGCAACGGCGACCAGCAGACTCGTGCGATGGCCGGTACTACCCGCGCCCTGGTTAACAACATGGTCATCGGCGTAAGCCAAGGCTTCGAGCGCAAGCTCCAGCTGATCGGTGTTGGTTACAAGGCGCAGGCCAAGGGTCAGGTGCTGAACCTGGCGTTGGGCTTCTCTCACCCTATCGACTACCAACTGCCGGAAGGCGTTGTGGCCGAAACCCCGAACCAGACCGAGATCCTCATCAAGGGTGTCGACAAGCAGCTGGTTGGTCAGGTTGCCGCGGAGATTCGTGACTTCCGCCGTCCTGAACCTTACAAGGGCAAAGGTGTTCGTTACGCTGACGAAGTCGTCCGCCGTAAAGAAGCCAAGAAGAAGTAA
- the rplR gene encoding 50S ribosomal protein L18, which yields MTDKKVTRLRRARKARLKMHELEAVRLCVYRSSQHIYAQVISADGSKVLASASTLDKALRDGATGNVDAAKKVGELVAERAKAAGVTQVAFDRSGFKYHGRVKALADAAREGGLEF from the coding sequence ATGACCGACAAAAAAGTTACTCGTCTGCGTCGCGCTCGCAAAGCACGCCTGAAAATGCACGAGCTCGAAGCCGTGCGTCTGTGCGTGTATCGCTCTTCGCAGCACATCTACGCCCAGGTCATCTCGGCCGACGGCAGCAAGGTTCTGGCCAGCGCCTCTACCTTGGACAAAGCACTGCGTGACGGCGCCACCGGCAACGTCGACGCGGCCAAGAAAGTTGGTGAGCTGGTTGCCGAGCGTGCGAAAGCCGCTGGTGTGACCCAGGTTGCATTCGACCGTTCTGGCTTCAAGTACCACGGCCGCGTCAAGGCGCTGGCTGATGCTGCTCGTGAAGGCGGGCTGGAGTTCTAA
- the rpsE gene encoding 30S ribosomal protein S5, with amino-acid sequence MANNDQKRDEGYIEKLVQVNRVAKTVKGGRIFTFTALTVVGDGKGRVGFGRGKSREVPAAIQKAMEAARRNMIQVDLNGTTLQYAMKSAHGASKVYMQPASEGTGIIAGGAMRAVLEVAGVQNVLAKCYGSTNPVNVVHATFKGLKAMQSPDSVAAKRGKSVEEIL; translated from the coding sequence ATGGCAAATAACGACCAAAAGCGCGACGAAGGCTATATCGAGAAGCTGGTTCAGGTGAACCGCGTTGCCAAGACCGTTAAAGGCGGCCGTATCTTCACCTTCACCGCGCTGACCGTGGTGGGTGATGGCAAGGGCCGTGTAGGTTTCGGCCGTGGCAAATCCCGTGAAGTGCCGGCTGCCATCCAGAAGGCGATGGAAGCTGCTCGTCGCAACATGATCCAAGTTGATCTGAACGGCACCACCCTGCAGTACGCCATGAAGTCCGCCCACGGCGCTTCGAAGGTTTACATGCAGCCTGCTTCCGAAGGTACCGGCATCATCGCTGGTGGCGCCATGCGTGCCGTCCTGGAAGTCGCTGGTGTTCAGAACGTTCTGGCCAAGTGCTACGGCTCCACCAACCCTGTGAACGTGGTTCATGCCACTTTCAAAGGTCTGAAGGCTATGCAGTCTCCGGATTCGGTTGCAGCCAAGCGTGGCAAGAGTGTCGAGGAGATTCTCTAA
- the rpmD gene encoding 50S ribosomal protein L30 — protein sequence MANTVKVTLIKSTNGRLANHKACVKGLGLRRINHTVEVLDTPENRGMINKAYYLLRVEG from the coding sequence ATGGCTAACACCGTCAAAGTGACTCTGATCAAGAGCACCAATGGCCGTCTGGCCAATCACAAAGCCTGCGTCAAGGGTCTCGGCCTGCGTCGCATCAATCATACCGTCGAAGTTCTGGATACTCCGGAAAACCGCGGCATGATCAACAAGGCTTATTACCTTCTCCGTGTGGAGGGTTGA
- the rplO gene encoding 50S ribosomal protein L15: MYLNDLSPAPGSRREKHRPGRGIGSGLGKTGGRGHKGQTSRSGGTIAPGFEGGQQPLHRRLPKFGFVSLKAMDRAQVRTSELNKIEGDVVTLQALKDANLINQNVQRVKVMLSGEITRAVTLKGIAATKGARAAIEAAGGKFEE; encoded by the coding sequence ATGTACCTGAACGATTTGAGTCCAGCGCCGGGTTCCCGTCGCGAGAAGCACCGTCCGGGCCGTGGTATCGGTAGTGGTTTGGGCAAGACCGGTGGCCGTGGTCACAAAGGTCAGACCTCCCGCTCCGGTGGCACCATTGCTCCGGGTTTCGAAGGCGGCCAGCAGCCTCTGCACCGTCGTCTTCCCAAGTTCGGTTTCGTATCTCTGAAAGCTATGGATCGCGCGCAAGTGCGTACCTCCGAGCTGAACAAGATCGAAGGCGACGTAGTTACTCTGCAGGCGCTGAAGGATGCCAACCTGATTAATCAAAACGTACAGCGTGTGAAAGTCATGCTGTCCGGTGAGATTACTCGCGCGGTCACCCTCAAAGGTATCGCTGCCACCAAAGGTGCGCGTGCGGCTATCGAAGCAGCTGGCGGTAAGTTCGAGGAATAA
- the secY gene encoding preprotein translocase subunit SecY → MAKQGALSALAGGGLSELWARLRFLFMAIIVYRIGAHIPVPGINPDRLADLFRQNEGTILSLFNMFSGGALERMSIFALGIMPYISASIIMQLMTAVSPQLEQLKKEGEAGRRKISQYTRYGTLVLAFVQAIGMSVGLASQGVAFSVDFGFHFVAVTTFVAGAMFMMWLGEQITERGVGNGISMLIFAGIVAGLPSAIGQSFESARQGDINIFALIAIGLLAVAIIGFVVFIERGQRRIAVHYAKRQQGRKVFAAQTSHLPLKVNMAGVIPAIFASSLLLFPASLGAWFGQSEGMGWLQDISQAIAPGQPLNILLFSAGIIFFCFFYTALMFNPKDVAENLKKSGAFIPGIRPGEQSARYIDGVLTRLTMFGALYMTAVCLLPQFLVVAANVPFYLGGTSLLIVVVVVMDFMSQVQSHLVSHQYESLMKKANLKGYGSGMLR, encoded by the coding sequence ATGGCTAAGCAAGGTGCTCTCTCTGCTCTGGCTGGTGGCGGGTTGTCCGAACTCTGGGCTCGTCTGCGCTTTCTGTTCATGGCGATCATCGTCTATCGAATCGGCGCGCATATCCCAGTTCCCGGTATAAACCCTGACCGTCTGGCCGATCTGTTTCGACAGAATGAGGGGACCATTCTTAGCTTGTTCAACATGTTTTCCGGCGGCGCGCTGGAGCGGATGAGCATCTTTGCACTGGGGATCATGCCGTACATCTCGGCATCGATCATCATGCAGCTGATGACCGCCGTGAGCCCGCAGCTGGAACAGTTGAAGAAGGAAGGTGAGGCTGGTCGTCGCAAGATCAGCCAATACACCCGCTACGGCACCTTGGTTCTGGCGTTCGTTCAGGCTATCGGCATGTCCGTTGGCCTGGCGAGTCAGGGCGTAGCGTTCTCGGTCGATTTCGGCTTCCACTTCGTTGCAGTCACCACCTTCGTGGCGGGTGCGATGTTCATGATGTGGCTGGGCGAGCAGATCACCGAGCGCGGTGTTGGCAACGGTATTTCGATGCTGATTTTTGCGGGCATCGTAGCCGGTCTGCCGTCGGCGATCGGGCAGTCTTTCGAGTCTGCACGGCAGGGCGATATCAACATCTTCGCTCTCATCGCCATCGGTTTGCTGGCAGTAGCGATCATCGGTTTCGTGGTGTTCATTGAGCGTGGCCAGCGTCGCATCGCGGTGCACTACGCCAAGCGTCAGCAGGGCCGCAAGGTCTTTGCTGCGCAGACCAGCCACCTGCCGTTGAAGGTGAACATGGCGGGCGTAATCCCGGCCATCTTCGCCAGCAGCCTTCTGTTATTCCCGGCCTCGCTGGGTGCCTGGTTTGGTCAGTCCGAAGGTATGGGCTGGCTGCAGGATATTTCACAGGCTATCGCTCCTGGTCAGCCGTTGAACATTTTGCTGTTTAGTGCAGGGATCATTTTCTTCTGCTTCTTCTACACAGCGCTGATGTTCAACCCGAAAGACGTAGCGGAAAACCTGAAGAAGTCCGGTGCCTTTATTCCGGGTATCCGTCCCGGTGAGCAGTCGGCGCGCTATATCGATGGCGTTCTGACCCGCTTGACCATGTTCGGTGCTCTGTACATGACGGCCGTATGCTTGTTGCCCCAGTTCCTGGTGGTGGCGGCCAACGTACCGTTCTACCTTGGCGGGACCTCGTTGCTGATCGTGGTAGTGGTTGTGATGGACTTCATGTCGCAAGTACAATCGCACCTCGTTTCGCACCAGTACGAATCCCTGATGAAGAAAGCCAACCTGAAGGGCTACGGCAGCGGCATGCTCCGCTGA
- the rpmJ gene encoding 50S ribosomal protein L36: MKVRASVKKLCRNCKIIRREGVVRVICSAEPRHKQRQG; the protein is encoded by the coding sequence ATGAAAGTTCGTGCATCGGTGAAAAAGCTGTGCCGCAACTGCAAAATTATTCGCCGTGAAGGTGTAGTGCGAGTGATTTGCAGCGCGGAACCGCGTCACAAACAGCGCCAAGGCTGA